One Nostoc punctiforme PCC 73102 DNA window includes the following coding sequences:
- the thiL gene encoding thiamine-phosphate kinase, translating into MNSNFSSQQVQDIGEQGLLERLQRFCPSEIIGDDAAVLVTAPEQSLVVTTDVLIDGVHFSNLTTSPEDAGWRAAAANLSDLAAMGASPLGITVGLGLPGEVRVSWVERLYQGITECLQKYNTSIVGGDVVRSPVTTLAITAFGQVSPYRIIRRSAAVIGDAIVVTGVHGASHAGLELLLHPQLGQSLKDVERMALTRAHQRPQPRLDVLPILCKILASPSPIPIAGMDSSDGLADAIIQICRASGVGAVLERRQISMPAAFDHWLTEEQALAYALYGGEDFELVLCLPQKSALALVQHLGQDAAIVGNITPGSTVLLHDEQKKFPDQVLSLSQGFQHFSQ; encoded by the coding sequence GTGAACAGTAATTTCTCTTCTCAACAAGTACAAGATATTGGTGAACAAGGTCTTTTAGAAAGATTACAGCGCTTCTGTCCGTCAGAAATTATTGGAGATGATGCAGCAGTACTTGTGACTGCACCAGAGCAATCTTTGGTAGTGACTACAGATGTGCTGATTGACGGCGTACATTTTAGCAACCTCACCACTTCCCCAGAAGATGCTGGTTGGCGAGCTGCTGCTGCCAATCTATCAGATTTAGCGGCAATGGGCGCTTCTCCATTGGGAATTACCGTCGGGTTAGGACTCCCTGGTGAAGTTAGGGTGAGTTGGGTTGAGCGACTGTACCAGGGAATAACAGAATGCCTGCAAAAATACAATACCTCAATTGTCGGAGGTGATGTGGTGCGATCGCCTGTGACGACTTTGGCAATTACCGCTTTTGGTCAAGTTTCCCCTTATCGAATTATCCGCCGTTCTGCTGCTGTTATCGGAGATGCGATCGTCGTTACAGGCGTTCATGGAGCTTCCCACGCTGGCTTAGAACTGCTCTTACATCCCCAATTAGGGCAAAGCCTCAAAGATGTAGAGCGCATGGCTCTAACGCGCGCACACCAGCGCCCACAGCCACGATTAGATGTCTTACCAATTCTGTGTAAAATTTTAGCATCCCCATCCCCCATACCCATTGCCGGTATGGATAGCAGCGATGGTTTGGCCGATGCAATTATCCAAATCTGCCGCGCCAGTGGCGTTGGCGCTGTCCTAGAACGCAGACAAATTTCCATGCCAGCAGCTTTTGACCATTGGCTAACAGAAGAGCAAGCGCTAGCTTATGCTCTATATGGTGGCGAAGACTTTGAATTAGTGCTTTGCTTGCCACAAAAGTCAGCATTAGCCTTAGTACAACATCTTGGTCAAGATGCTGCGATCGTAGGCAACATTACACCCGGATCAACAGTACTATTGCACGACGAACAAAAAAAATTCCCTGACCAAGTTCTGAGCCTTAGCCAGGGATTTCAGCATTTTAGTCAATAG
- a CDS encoding response regulator transcription factor has product MPLTILVVDDDLGTRLSVSDYLELSGYSVITANDGQEALFMVDEYNPDLIVTDIIMPQMNGYELVRRVRQQAMFRLLPVILLTARTKTQERILGYQSGCDLYLPKPFELEELAAAIRNLLERSQIIQSEYRFSHKESLGISGLTKPGDAHNSLSTQIQTSHLHSSLTHREQEVLELLTHGLSNADMGHQLHLSPRTVEKYVSSLLRKTSTSNRAELVRFAMKHGLVE; this is encoded by the coding sequence ATGCCCTTGACGATCCTTGTAGTGGATGATGATTTGGGCACTCGTCTGTCTGTTAGCGACTATCTTGAACTGTCTGGCTACTCAGTGATCACGGCTAATGACGGTCAAGAGGCTTTGTTTATGGTGGATGAGTATAATCCTGATTTGATTGTCACGGATATCATCATGCCACAGATGAATGGCTACGAACTGGTGCGTAGGGTGCGTCAACAAGCAATGTTTCGGTTATTACCTGTAATTTTATTAACAGCCCGAACTAAGACCCAGGAAAGAATTCTGGGCTATCAGTCAGGGTGCGATTTATACTTACCCAAACCTTTTGAATTGGAAGAGTTAGCAGCAGCAATCCGCAATCTTTTGGAGCGATCGCAAATTATTCAATCGGAGTATCGCTTTTCTCATAAAGAAAGTTTGGGCATTTCCGGCTTAACAAAACCGGGGGATGCCCATAATTCTCTGTCTACTCAAATTCAGACATCCCACTTACACTCATCCCTAACTCATAGAGAACAAGAAGTCTTAGAGTTATTGACTCATGGTTTGTCTAATGCCGATATGGGTCATCAGCTACACCTGAGTCCCCGCACAGTGGAAAAGTACGTTAGCAGTTTATTGAGAAAAACTTCAACCAGCAACCGAGCAGAATTAGTGCGTTTTGCTATGAAGCATGGTTTAGTCGAATAA
- the murB gene encoding UDP-N-acetylmuramate dehydrogenase: MTISQAAGNVCTVSALNTKKHQTTNSVDSEVIYLPNTDCTIKSQACLSAFTSYRVGGAADLYVAPRNLEALQASLKYAKEGDLKVTTLGAGSNLLVSDGGISGLVIATRHLRFSHFDPQTGQLTVAAGESIPSLAWAAAELGWQGLEWAVGIPGTAGGAVVMNAGAHNSCIADMLVSAEVLSPDGTLETLTPEQLGYSYRTSLLQGGDRIVTQATLQLAPGADPAKVVAITKEHKKHRLSTQPYNFPSCGSVFRNPKPYSAGWLIEQTGLKGYQIGGAQVALLHANFIVNRGGAKASDIFCLIRHIQHQVQERWSINLEPEVKMLGEFQGAC, translated from the coding sequence ATGACCATTTCCCAGGCAGCTGGAAACGTCTGCACAGTTTCTGCTTTGAATACAAAGAAACATCAAACAACTAATTCGGTGGATAGTGAAGTAATTTACTTACCAAATACTGATTGTACGATCAAGTCCCAGGCTTGTTTGTCAGCGTTTACTTCCTATAGGGTTGGGGGAGCAGCTGATTTGTACGTTGCCCCCCGAAACTTAGAAGCACTGCAAGCCAGTCTGAAATACGCAAAAGAAGGCGATCTAAAGGTTACAACCCTGGGAGCAGGTTCTAACTTGCTAGTGAGCGATGGTGGTATATCAGGCTTAGTCATCGCGACTCGTCATCTCCGCTTCAGCCACTTTGACCCCCAAACCGGTCAATTAACCGTTGCTGCTGGAGAATCAATTCCCAGCTTGGCATGGGCGGCAGCAGAATTAGGGTGGCAAGGATTGGAGTGGGCTGTTGGTATACCTGGAACAGCCGGAGGTGCTGTGGTAATGAATGCAGGGGCACATAATAGCTGTATCGCAGATATGTTAGTGAGTGCCGAGGTTCTTTCACCCGATGGGACGCTGGAGACTCTTACCCCGGAACAGTTAGGTTATAGCTACCGGACTTCATTATTGCAAGGTGGCGATCGCATAGTCACCCAAGCCACCTTACAACTCGCGCCAGGTGCAGACCCAGCAAAAGTTGTAGCAATCACCAAAGAACACAAAAAGCATCGGTTAAGCACCCAACCATATAACTTCCCCAGTTGTGGGAGTGTGTTCCGCAATCCCAAACCTTACAGTGCTGGCTGGTTAATTGAACAAACTGGCCTCAAAGGCTACCAAATTGGTGGAGCGCAAGTAGCACTACTCCATGCTAATTTCATCGTTAACCGTGGTGGAGCCAAAGCTAGTGACATCTTCTGTCTCATTCGCCACATCCAACATCAGGTGCAAGAACGTTGGTCTATTAATTTAGAGCCAGAAGTCAAAATGCTCGGAGAGTTTCAAGGTGCTTGCTGA
- a CDS encoding type I glyceraldehyde-3-phosphate dehydrogenase, which yields MIRVAINGFGRIGRNFARCWVGRENSQIDLVAINDTSDPRTNAHLLKYDSMLGKIKGAEISADDNSIIVNGKTIKCVSDRNPEKLPWRDWGIDLIIEATGVFTSKEGALKHVNAGAKKVLITAPGKNEDGTFVVGVNHHDYDHNIHNIISNASCTTNCLAPIAKVLNDKFGIIKGTMTTTHSYTGDQRLLDASHRDLRRARAAAINIVPTSTGAAKAVALVIPDLKGKLNGVALRVPTPNVSMVDFVVQVEKRTITEEVNQALKDAAEGPLKGILDYSELELVSSDYQGSDASSIVDSSLTLVMGNDLVKVMAWYDNEWGYSQRVLDLAELVAEKWQ from the coding sequence GTGATTAGAGTTGCAATCAACGGTTTCGGGCGGATTGGACGTAACTTTGCGCGTTGCTGGGTGGGTAGAGAGAATAGTCAAATCGATCTTGTCGCTATTAATGACACATCAGATCCTAGAACCAATGCTCACCTGCTGAAGTATGACTCGATGCTAGGCAAGATCAAAGGTGCTGAGATTAGTGCCGATGATAACTCTATCATCGTTAACGGTAAGACCATTAAGTGCGTATCCGATCGCAACCCAGAAAAGTTGCCCTGGAGAGATTGGGGAATTGACCTAATTATCGAAGCAACAGGCGTATTTACTAGCAAAGAAGGAGCGCTAAAGCATGTGAATGCTGGAGCCAAGAAAGTTCTGATTACCGCTCCTGGTAAAAACGAGGATGGCACTTTTGTGGTTGGTGTGAATCATCATGATTATGACCACAACATACACAACATTATCAGTAACGCTAGCTGTACTACCAACTGCTTGGCACCAATTGCCAAGGTATTGAACGATAAGTTCGGCATCATCAAAGGTACGATGACCACCACCCACAGCTATACAGGCGACCAGCGTTTGCTAGACGCTTCTCACCGGGATTTGCGACGGGCGAGGGCCGCAGCGATAAACATTGTACCCACCTCCACTGGTGCAGCGAAAGCAGTGGCGCTGGTTATCCCAGACCTGAAAGGCAAGCTTAATGGCGTTGCCTTGCGTGTACCAACCCCGAACGTCTCAATGGTAGATTTCGTAGTTCAGGTTGAGAAGCGTACTATTACTGAAGAAGTTAACCAAGCTCTCAAAGATGCTGCTGAGGGCCCACTTAAAGGCATTTTGGACTATAGCGAACTAGAATTGGTATCTTCCGATTATCAAGGTAGTGATGCTTCTTCGATTGTCGATTCCAGCTTGACTTTGGTTATGGGCAATGACTTAGTAAAAGTTATGGCGTGGTATGACAACGAGTGGGGTTACAGCCAACGAGTTTTGGATTTGGCAGAATTGGTAGCTGAGAAGTGGCAATAA
- a CDS encoding low molecular weight protein-tyrosine-phosphatase, translating to MPYKLLFVCLGNICRSPSAENIMNHLIEQAGLSDAIICDSAGTSSYHVGSPPDRRMSAAAATKLGIKLRGQARQFQKSDFQDFDLILAMDQENYENILTLDRTEQYQHKVRLMCEFCSRHTLKEVPDPYYGGQDGFNQVIDLLIDACEGLLTKVKSEEF from the coding sequence ATGCCTTACAAGTTGCTATTTGTCTGCTTAGGTAACATCTGCCGATCGCCATCGGCAGAAAACATAATGAATCATCTAATTGAGCAGGCAGGCTTGAGCGATGCCATCATCTGTGATTCAGCTGGTACATCTAGTTATCACGTGGGTAGCCCACCTGACAGACGCATGAGTGCTGCGGCTGCTACAAAGTTGGGAATTAAACTACGTGGTCAAGCACGCCAGTTTCAAAAGTCAGACTTTCAAGACTTTGATTTAATTTTGGCGATGGATCAAGAAAATTATGAGAATATCCTCACTCTCGATCGCACTGAGCAATATCAGCATAAAGTGCGTTTGATGTGTGAGTTTTGCTCTCGACACACCTTAAAGGAAGTTCCAGATCCTTACTACGGTGGTCAAGACGGATTTAATCAGGTTATTGATTTACTAATTGATGCTTGTGAAGGTCTGCTCACAAAAGTTAAAAGTGAAGAGTTCTGA
- a CDS encoding peptidylprolyl isomerase: MLNLLKSWLKNSLMAILLVTIFLGITTAGWTPSSSAALPAGNAITDGKALLRYALPIDNKPVRQLQASLEDISAQLRANRRWGAISKDISKASRILDKPSQILTSVPTERQPQVEAWITELKSGVGKLEELANNKDKEQILQERGKLLNLVTQIEESMVKEFPFEVPAQYSNLPQLKGRATVEFKTNKGDLTVVVDGYSAPVTAGNFVDLVQRGFYNGLEFTRSEESYFLQTGDPAGKDVGFIDPKTGEYRAIPLEVLVQGDKTPTYGITLEEAGRYVDMPVLPFSAFGAVVMARPESEVNGGSSQFFFFLFEPELTPAGRNLLDGRYAVFGYLTEGKEVLDKLKAGDKIESAKVVQGIENLVEPQAA, encoded by the coding sequence ATGCTTAACTTATTAAAATCCTGGCTGAAGAACAGCCTAATGGCAATACTGCTGGTAACAATATTTTTAGGCATAACTACAGCTGGGTGGACTCCCTCCAGTAGCGCCGCGCTGCCAGCCGGCAACGCAATTACCGACGGCAAGGCTTTGTTGCGGTATGCACTCCCGATAGATAACAAACCTGTACGGCAACTACAAGCCAGTTTAGAGGACATCTCTGCCCAACTGCGGGCTAATCGGCGATGGGGTGCTATTTCCAAGGACATCAGCAAAGCATCCCGAATTCTCGATAAACCCTCCCAAATCTTAACAAGCGTTCCCACAGAACGCCAACCCCAAGTAGAAGCTTGGATTACCGAGTTGAAATCTGGGGTGGGTAAATTAGAAGAATTGGCGAACAACAAAGATAAAGAACAAATTCTGCAAGAGAGAGGCAAACTTCTAAATCTTGTGACTCAGATAGAAGAGTCAATGGTAAAAGAATTCCCCTTTGAAGTGCCTGCCCAATACAGTAATCTGCCACAACTTAAAGGTCGCGCTACTGTAGAATTCAAAACCAACAAAGGCGATTTGACTGTCGTAGTGGATGGTTATAGTGCCCCTGTCACTGCTGGTAATTTTGTAGATTTAGTACAAAGGGGTTTTTACAATGGCTTAGAGTTTACCCGTTCTGAAGAATCTTACTTTCTGCAAACTGGAGATCCTGCAGGTAAAGATGTAGGTTTCATTGATCCCAAGACGGGCGAATATCGCGCTATTCCCTTAGAAGTTTTAGTTCAGGGTGATAAAACACCTACTTATGGTATTACGCTAGAAGAAGCTGGTCGTTACGTTGATATGCCAGTTCTGCCTTTCTCTGCTTTTGGTGCAGTAGTCATGGCTCGTCCCGAAAGTGAAGTAAATGGTGGTTCATCGCAATTTTTCTTCTTTCTCTTTGAACCGGAACTCACCCCCGCTGGACGCAACCTATTAGATGGTCGCTATGCCGTTTTTGGCTATCTCACCGAAGGCAAGGAAGTTTTGGATAAACTAAAGGCGGGTGACAAAATTGAATCGGCAAAAGTCGTTCAAGGAATAGAAAATCTGGTTGAGCCGCAAGCAGCATAA
- a CDS encoding YbaB/EbfC family nucleoid-associated protein, whose protein sequence is MTGKGQGFGFGLGKMKELADAFKKAQQVQEGAKRLQEELEQMEILGESGGGLVKVIVSGNQEPKRVEISPDALAEGAEVLSDLVTVAMKEAYNKSTATMRERMEELTSGLELPGF, encoded by the coding sequence ATGACAGGAAAAGGACAGGGATTTGGTTTTGGTTTAGGAAAAATGAAGGAACTAGCCGATGCTTTTAAGAAAGCACAGCAAGTTCAAGAAGGTGCAAAGCGACTCCAAGAAGAATTGGAGCAAATGGAGATTCTAGGAGAATCTGGCGGTGGTCTGGTGAAGGTGATTGTCAGTGGGAACCAAGAACCCAAGCGGGTAGAAATTTCTCCAGATGCTCTTGCAGAAGGTGCAGAAGTACTTTCCGATCTCGTGACGGTGGCAATGAAAGAAGCCTATAACAAGTCCACAGCAACAATGCGGGAACGTATGGAAGAATTAACCAGTGGGTTGGAGTTACCTGGATTTTAG
- the murC gene encoding UDP-N-acetylmuramate--L-alanine ligase: protein MTNSVDFSGRPFHFIGIGGIGMSALAYVLAKRQFPVSGSDLRPNHITHKLESIGAHIFGRQEASNLEFFRPQVLNSQEQLAADTKSKLPQVICSTAINTNNLEYKAALELGCPVLHRSDVLAALIADYYSIAVAGTHGKTTTSSMIGYMLLEAGLDPTILVGGEVNAWEGNARLGQSQYLVAEADESDGSLVKHAPEIGIITNIELDHPDHYDTLEEVIDIFQTFAKGCKTLIGSIDCATVRDRLQPTISYSLHSDTDADYTVTNIDYRADGTTALVWERGKALGVLKLRLLSRHNLSNALAAVAVGRALGLEFGAIAKGIATFEGARRRFELRGEVDGITFIDDYAHHPSEIRVTLAAARLQARPGQRVVAIFQPHRYSRTLTFLEEFAESFTHADLVVLTDIYSAGEPNLGQITGEQLAAEIAKQHSQVVYQPTLPSVCEYLLQTLRPGDLALFLGAGNLNQVIPEVITAFCEPAKATS from the coding sequence ATGACTAATTCTGTAGATTTTAGTGGTAGACCATTTCATTTTATTGGTATCGGTGGCATAGGTATGTCTGCTCTGGCATACGTTCTCGCCAAGCGTCAATTTCCAGTATCAGGTTCGGATCTTCGTCCAAACCACATTACGCACAAATTGGAATCTATCGGTGCCCATATTTTTGGTAGACAAGAGGCAAGTAATCTCGAATTCTTTCGTCCTCAAGTATTAAATTCACAAGAACAATTAGCTGCTGATACTAAGTCAAAACTACCTCAAGTCATTTGTTCAACAGCAATTAACACGAATAATTTAGAATATAAAGCAGCGTTGGAATTAGGTTGTCCAGTTTTACATCGTTCAGACGTACTAGCCGCCTTAATTGCCGATTACTACAGTATTGCAGTAGCAGGAACACACGGCAAAACTACAACCAGTAGTATGATTGGCTATATGCTTCTGGAAGCAGGTCTCGACCCAACGATTTTAGTAGGTGGCGAAGTCAATGCTTGGGAAGGTAATGCTCGATTAGGACAAAGCCAATATTTGGTAGCCGAAGCAGATGAATCTGATGGTTCCTTGGTAAAACACGCTCCAGAAATTGGCATCATCACCAACATTGAACTCGATCATCCTGACCATTACGATACATTAGAAGAAGTCATTGACATCTTCCAGACATTTGCTAAGGGTTGTAAAACTTTAATAGGTAGTATTGACTGTGCAACAGTGCGCGATCGCTTACAACCCACAATCAGCTACAGCTTACACTCAGATACCGACGCTGACTACACCGTTACTAATATTGATTATCGTGCTGATGGTACCACGGCTCTAGTTTGGGAAAGAGGCAAAGCCTTGGGCGTGTTGAAGTTGCGGCTGCTTAGTCGGCACAATCTCAGCAATGCTCTAGCAGCAGTAGCTGTTGGTCGCGCCTTGGGCTTAGAATTTGGAGCGATTGCCAAAGGTATTGCAACCTTTGAAGGAGCAAGGCGACGCTTTGAACTCCGGGGTGAGGTTGATGGTATTACCTTCATTGATGACTATGCTCATCATCCTAGCGAGATTCGCGTTACTCTCGCCGCCGCACGTTTACAGGCAAGGCCAGGACAAAGAGTGGTTGCTATCTTCCAACCCCATCGCTATAGCCGGACACTGACCTTTTTAGAAGAATTTGCCGAGTCCTTTACCCATGCTGATTTGGTTGTGCTGACTGATATTTACAGTGCAGGCGAACCCAATTTAGGTCAAATTACTGGTGAACAGCTAGCGGCAGAAATTGCTAAACAGCATTCGCAGGTAGTTTATCAACCAACTTTACCATCAGTGTGTGAGTACTTGCTACAAACACTACGCCCAGGAGACTTAGCGCTGTTTTTGGGGGCTGGGAACTTGAATCAGGTGATTCCTGAAGTAATTACCGCATTTTGCGAACCGGCTAAAGCCACATCTTAA
- the nadD gene encoding nicotinate (nicotinamide) nucleotide adenylyltransferase translates to MQQLAIFGGTFDPIHWGHLLIAETAMQEVSLEKVIWVPSLNPPHKEAALFEHRVEMLQLAIKDNPAFTVSLVEANRSGTSYAINTLIDLSACYPNTHWYWIVGLDTFQTLPRWYRGHELAQMCDWLIAPRLLGGETITQSKLICKQVEQQMREQSYTIYWQLLNIPLVGVSSSLIRKLCRERQSIRYLVPEAVRSYITNNSFYSNKSE, encoded by the coding sequence ATGCAGCAACTAGCAATTTTTGGTGGCACATTTGATCCAATTCACTGGGGACACCTGCTCATAGCCGAGACAGCAATGCAAGAAGTATCTCTTGAAAAGGTAATTTGGGTGCCATCCCTAAATCCTCCTCATAAAGAAGCAGCTTTGTTTGAGCATCGCGTGGAAATGCTGCAATTAGCCATAAAAGATAACCCAGCGTTTACTGTCTCACTAGTGGAGGCAAATCGCTCTGGGACTTCATACGCCATTAACACTCTGATTGACTTATCTGCTTGTTACCCAAATACTCACTGGTACTGGATTGTGGGCTTGGATACTTTCCAAACCTTACCTCGTTGGTACCGTGGACACGAACTAGCACAAATGTGTGATTGGTTAATCGCACCCCGACTGCTAGGTGGTGAGACTATAACTCAAAGCAAATTAATCTGCAAGCAAGTGGAGCAACAAATGAGGGAGCAGTCATATACCATTTACTGGCAACTCCTGAATATACCTTTAGTAGGAGTTTCGTCAAGTCTAATTCGCAAATTGTGTCGCGAACGCCAGTCAATTCGTTATTTAGTACCGGAAGCGGTCAGATCATATATCACTAACAACAGTTTCTACTCGAACAAATCTGAATAA